In Sphingobacterium sp. R2, the genomic stretch TCGGTCATACCAGGGCAGTTAAAGATCTTGGTGGAAAAGCTTGGGCTGATCAGTTTCATATTTGGCGAATGATTTGGGATGAAGATGCTATTGCCCTGTATGTGGACGATATTGAGATGCTTCGCGTTGCGATGGACCAATTGGTTAATCGGGATGGTACAGGCTTCAATCCATTTACCCAACCGCATTACTTACTGTTAAATTTGGCACTTGGCGGTACAAATGGTGGCGCGATAGATCATAAATTACTTCCCGCAAAATATGAAATTGATTATGTACGGGTCTATCAAAAAGTGAAACCGGCTCAGGTGAGTAGTTTCAAGCCAGGTGAAAGATGGACAGACGACAGCGGTGATGTGATCAATGCACATGGCGGGGGCGTACTTCATCAGAATGGAACATACTATTGGTATGGAGAGAAACGTGGTGGCACGGCATCTCAGGGAGTCAATGTGTATTCGTCCAATGACTTGCACCACTGGAAGTTTGAAGGATTGGCGCTAGCACCGAGCGCAGATTCTACAAGTGATATTGCTTGGGGCTGTATTATGGAAAGACCAAAAGTTATCTATCAGGAGCAACTGAAAAAATATGTCATGTGGTTCCATCTCGAATTGAAAGGTCAGGGCTATGCTGCGGCCAGGGCCGCTGTTGCAGTAAGTGATTCTCCTCGCGGGCCGTTTCAGTTTGTCCATAGTTTCAGGCCAAATAACAATATGTCACGCGATATGAGTTTATTTGTGGATACCGATGGGAAGGCGTACCAAGTGTATTCATCCGACGAAAATTATGCTTTACGCATGGTACAGTTAACGGATGATTACCTCCATGTAACAGCGAAGGATTCTTTACTCTTTCGGAATCATAGGGAGGCTCCAGCATTATTCAAATACAAGGATAAGTATTACCTGATCACCAGCGGATGCACGGGTTGGGCACCGAATCGTGCCGAGCTGCATGTCGCCAAGAATCTTTTTGGTCCTTGGAAATCACTCGGTGATCCGATGCGGGGGCCAAATTCAGCCTTGACTTTTGACGGTCAGTCGACATTTGTACTTCCCGTAGCGGGAAAAGAGAATTCCTTTATTTTTATGGCCGACCGATGGAATCCCAAAGAGCTGATGGATAGCAGGTATATCTGGCTACCTATTGATCTTGGGAATGAAGAAGTACAGATAAATTGGAGAGACCAGTGGGATTTAAATGTATTTCATTAGTTTGACGCATCAATCTATTCAAGTTCGATTAGGCCAGACTAATCTACCGTTTCGAATTAATTTGTTATCCCTAAAAATAAAAGAAATGCATATAGTGACTAAATTCACGCTTATTTTTCTGTCTAGTATTGTCACCATGTTGGGCCATGCACAGTCCAGTGTGACTTTGACGCATGAGCAAAACAACAAAGAACAGCAAGATACGGTTATCCGAAAAGGGATCCCTTGGTTGGATGAAACGATAACTGAAGAAAATCGACTGCCCATGCATACCGATTTTGTAACCTTTCCGAATACAGATCAAATTGTCAATTACGATTGGCGTGAATCCTCCTCTTATTTAAGTTTGAATGGCTCTTGGAAATTCAAATGGGTTAATAGCCCGTCTCAGTTGCCAGCTCAATTTGAATCACTAACCTATGACGATCGTCATTGGGACAATTTTCAGGTGCCCGCTAATTGGGAGCTTAATGGATACGGTTTTCCAATGTATACCACTTCAGGTTTTGAGTTTACCTATCTGATCGGCAAGCCAAATCCCCCCATTGTACCGATGGATTTCAATCCTACCGCGGTGTATCGCCGCGAGGTAGTTATTCCTGCGGATTGGCAGGGGAAGCCTGTTATTCTACACATTGGGGCTGCTAAATCTAATTTATCTGTTTGGGTAAACGGCGAATATGTCGGATATGGCGAGGATAGCAAATTACCATCCGAGTTTGACATAACAAAGTATTTAACAAAAGGAAAAAATCTGATTACCATGCGCGTTATGCGATGGGGAGTAGCGAATTATTTGGAGGATCAGGATATGTGGCGTTTAAGCGGAATCACGCGTGACTGTTATTTGCTGATGCGACAACCGCTGCATCTGCGTGACATTCAACTATCACCAACACTCAACGCTTCTTTTGATAAAGGAGTCTTAAAAACCAAACTCATTTTTAACCGGATTAATCAGGAAAATTTCAAGGCAGAGATCACACTGCAGCAGGATGGCCGGGTGATATCAAGTAAAGCTGTGAAGGTTTCTGGACAGGAAATAAATGTTGAGCAGACAGTAGATAGTCCTGCACTATGGTCTGCTGAGGTGCCAAATTTATATCAGGTAGTTGTCAAGCTCATAGACCATATGGACAAAACAGTAGAGGTCATTCCATTGCGAGTCGGTTTTCGTACGATTGAGATTAAGGGTGGACAGTTGCTGGTTAATGGACAACCTATTCTTATTAAAGGAATAAATAGACATGAGACAGATCCCGTCTCAGGGCATGTGATCTCAAAAGAAAATATGCTGCGGGATATACAACTTATGAAGAAATTCAATATCAATGCCGTTCGTACCAGCCACTATCCAAATGCCGAATATTGGTTGCAGCTCTGTGATCAATACGGTCTGTATGTGATCGACGAAGCCAATATCGAATCACATGGCATGGGCTATGATCTGTCCTACACCATGGCGAATAGGCCGAGTTGGGAGAAAGCGCATGTAGCACGTGTTGAACGTCTTATTCAGCGAGATCGGAATCATCCAAGTGTCATTATTTGGAGTATGGGCAATGAAGCCGGAAATGGGTATAACTTCTATCGGGCCTACCTCCGAATGAAAGAGCTCGATAGCAGCCGTCCTGTACAATACGAGAGGGCCGTGAATAATTATGGCGAATTAAGATTTGACTGGAATACAGATTTAGTGGTGCCTATGTATGCCAGTCCATCTGCGATGAAAAATTATGCAGCCCGTAACCCTAAGCCTGAAAGGCCTTTTATTCAATGTGAATATGCACATGCCATGGGAAATTCGTTGGGCAATTTTAAGGATTATTGGGATATCATTCGGGCAAACAAAGGGATATTTCAAGGTGGATATATCTGGGATTTTGTGGATCAATGTTTTATTAAAGTCAATGCTAAAGGAGATACGGTATATACTTATGGCGGAGATTACGAACCAAAAGAAGCTATTACGGACTGGAATTATGCTTCCAAAGGAATTTTTTACGCGAACAGAACTCCCTATCCCCATGCATGGGAAATGAAAAAAGTATATCAGGATATTCATACTAGTTTATTGGGCGAAAAAAAGATAGCAATTTACAACGAGCGCTTTTTTAGCGGGCTTGAAAATGTTGAACTACAATGGGAAATAATAGTTGATGGAAAAAAAACTCAATCTGGGTTAATCAAAAATTTGAATGTGTCGCCACAACAATCTGCGGTGCTATCTATTCCTTATCAAAGCGTAGAATCTGGCGAAAAGTTTCTGAATCTGACCTATCGACTGAAAAAAGCCGAGGCTTTACTTCCAACTGGGCATATTATTGCAACTGAACAGTTATTTTTGGGAGGTGTTTTTCGGCCTAATACCGCCGTTTTAGCACAGGGAAAAATCAATACGGAGCGAAAAGAAGGAAATCTCATCGTGTCGGCCAAGGATTTGTTGATCGAGTTTGATCTTAAATCAGGATGGCTAATGAGATATCATTTTAAAGGGCAGTCTTTTGTTGATGAACACACCGCATTTAAGAGTAATTTCTGGCGTGCACCGAATGATAATGACTTTGGTGCAAATACACCGGAAAAATTGAAGCCTTGGAAGCAGGTTTCAGACTCTATTGAATTGATTGAAATTAAATCAACAGTTGTCAATAATCTAGCGTACGTGAATGCAACCTATAAAATGCCGCAAGTATATGGACAGCTGGAAATGAAATATTGCATTAATCAATTGGGTGAAATGCGTATTTCTCAGTCATTCGTTGCTGATACCACAAAAAAGGTAGCTGTTCTTCCACGTTTCGGTATGCAATGGATCATGCCTTCAGGCTTTGAAACGATCAATTACTATGGAAGGGGACCGCAGGAAAATTACATTGACCGTAATTTTTCATCACCTGTGGGACTATATAAACAGACGGTGGATCAGCAGTATTTTCCTTATGTAATGCCACAGGAGACGGGCAATAAGACGGATGTTCGATGGATGGAAATAAAAAATAAAAGTGGTCGCGGATTGTTGTTTACGGGAGATTCCACGTTTAGCATGAGTGCTTTGCATTATTTTGACAAGGACTTGGATGATGGTCTCAAGCGTCAACAGCGACATGCTGCCGACTTGGTCAAGAGAAAGCAAACACAGCTTAATATTGACCTTAAACAGATGGGGGTGGGCGGAGTGAATAGCTGGGGAGCATGGCCGCTTGAGGAATATACGTTACCTTACAAAGATTATTCCTTCTCCTTTGTTGTAAAACCAGTAGAATAATTGTAAAGTTTTGTATTGCAAAAGATTAGTTTAATTAACTTTCTAGTTACTGAGTCACATCTTCGGATGTGACTTTTTTATTGTGAACAGTTGGTTTTTGCCGTTGAGCTTATGAATTGCTTTCTAAGTTTCGGGAGGGTAATAGGTGTGTATGCTAATTTGTATTGCTAAGTTTGGAGCTTATACTCGCTTTTGGTAGGTACAATGTTAACTTGTTCGTGGATGTTCTCTTGCTGTTTCTTTGCTTTTCTACCCATGAAATAGCAAAGAAATAGCAAAGAAATACCAATGAAACAGCAAAGAATAAGCAGAGAAACAGCAAAGAATAAGCAGAGAAACAGCAAGCAAACGGCAGTAAATAAGCTAACAAAGCCCAAACCAAGTTCAATGAAGGCCCGAACAAAGAACAAAGAATCGGCAGAGAAGCTTCGAAGGAATAGCATAGAAATATCAATGATACATCAAACAAGAAATAATAGCTAAAACTCCTATTTATATAACGAATAATGAAAAAGACGTAGCGCATATGAAAAGTTACCCTGAAACATGAATAAAACATGTAAATTGAACAAATCTTTTTGCACGGAATATCATTTTTAAGCAAATGAACATCAATTATCTATTATTATCATAAATCTTTTGTCAGGCTTTTTATGCGGTGTGCGCATACGGACAATCTATTTTAAATTGTTCGTATGCGCACACTTTCTTCTTCGTAGAGCGTCTTGAAAATGCCTTTAAATGTGCTCAGAGGCAAACACGGGTTTATTGTGGCTACTGGTATAGTATTTGGCATGCAGCAGCTAACACGGTTGTTATATTCACCTTTACATTTCCGCCATTCACCGAGATTATGAGACCTTTGGTCTAAAGTCTTTAGGCTAGCGGCATATTGCTCTGTAGTTTCGGATCAAAAAGGAAAAGGATATAAACTAACACAATTAAACAAAAAGATAGTATGAAAGGATTCGTAAAAACATTCACAGTAGCAGCTTTAATTGCCTTATCATCAGTTGTCATGGCGGCTGAAAAACCAGTATCAAAATCAGAAATAGTTCCTGTTAATCTCTCCACAGCAGAGTTCGCCTTGCAGCATTATGTTGCGGTAACTACTGCCGGAGCATCTTTTGGGCTAGAGCAATTGTTTGCCCAAGATTTCAGTCAAAAAATTCATACTTCCACTATACATACCTATCGACGCCGTGCGGTGATTGAATGTTTGAATAAACAAGAGGGTGAAATTTTGAATTGCAAAACGCATATCAAGATCGTCGAAAAATCTGCAGATTATATGATTGCAAAAATTGTATTGAAATTTGACAGCTTTAGCATGACTGACCTAGTGACTTTGGTGTATGAGAATGGCAGTTGGCAAGTGTCAAAATCATTCCATTCGTATCAATAAGCCTATTCTTAACAGCTGTATCGATTGTAGCGCAATAGTACTGATGTTGTTCTTATTTTTTCTTCTTGGCTCCATTATTGTGTTAGGACGATTGCCGATTGAGCAATGGACAGCGGTTCGGGTTGTAAATCCCTGGAATGAAGTATCTAAGGTTTGAAATTACCAAATGTGGTTTGAATTCTTTAGTTTTGAATATACTGATTAGGGATACCCTATTGTCTCCTCGGCAAAGGAACGTTTGGAAAAATTCAGAAATACGGATGAATGATGATATTGAAAGAAAGAATCGGTCATAAATACCTAAAATACCTGTTTACTGGGACGCTTTCAGCTCTGCTAGCTACAGGGTATGCACAGGAAGTAGAGAAACAGCAGAAAGATGGAAAAGAGAAGCAGCAATCTATTGAGCAAAGAAGTAGCGGAGAAGTACAAACTATGGATTCCATAGAGGTTGTACGCGATTACCGGCCTATGCTAGCCGATGCCGTCAAGGTACGTCGGAGCCCGGATATGAAGCGTATCAATCGTGACGCTATAGAAGCAGAATTACGTCAGATCGCTACCACCACTTATTTAGCGCAGCAAAAATATAAACAAGCGTATTATCATGAATTGATGAAACGTCATCCAGACGCATCACAAAGTAATATTGATAATTATCGGATCAGCTTCTTGGCCTATGGGGCTGGCGAATACAAAAGAGCAAGCGGTATGTTGGAGACAATGAAATCTTCGGACGCCTTTTATCAAGGTGCAATCATGACTTTAGGCCACATTGCTTTGGAAACCGGCAACAAACAAGCTGCTCGAGATGCCTTTGTGAAGGTGACAAAATTAGACCTCGATCGACAAGTGAAAGCTGATGCGCTGTTTAACTATGCCAAAGTCCTGCTCGAACTGGATTCTACCCAAGCTGCGCAAAGAGTACTCGAAATATATATAGCACAAGAAGTGAAACCTGCTGATCCTGGTACAAAGAGGCTAGAAAGTCCAGAAACGTTATCGGCTGAAATCTTGCGGGGTACAACCAACTTCCACGCGGGGGTCAGCATGCTTGAATCGCTAAAGCAACGCGGAAGGGAAGTCAATGCGATCTATCAAAAGGTAACGTATTATCGCGGACTGGAGTTTTATAATGAGCGTGCTTTCGAGAACAGTATATCGATGTTTATGCGATCGGAAAAGTTTCCAGCCAACGCTGAAATGGCTGCTCTTGCCACCTATTGGAAGGCTGAGGCAATGTACGAAGTCCGCAAATTTGGGGAAGCAGT encodes the following:
- a CDS encoding glycoside hydrolase family 2 TIM barrel-domain containing protein, encoding MHIVTKFTLIFLSSIVTMLGHAQSSVTLTHEQNNKEQQDTVIRKGIPWLDETITEENRLPMHTDFVTFPNTDQIVNYDWRESSSYLSLNGSWKFKWVNSPSQLPAQFESLTYDDRHWDNFQVPANWELNGYGFPMYTTSGFEFTYLIGKPNPPIVPMDFNPTAVYRREVVIPADWQGKPVILHIGAAKSNLSVWVNGEYVGYGEDSKLPSEFDITKYLTKGKNLITMRVMRWGVANYLEDQDMWRLSGITRDCYLLMRQPLHLRDIQLSPTLNASFDKGVLKTKLIFNRINQENFKAEITLQQDGRVISSKAVKVSGQEINVEQTVDSPALWSAEVPNLYQVVVKLIDHMDKTVEVIPLRVGFRTIEIKGGQLLVNGQPILIKGINRHETDPVSGHVISKENMLRDIQLMKKFNINAVRTSHYPNAEYWLQLCDQYGLYVIDEANIESHGMGYDLSYTMANRPSWEKAHVARVERLIQRDRNHPSVIIWSMGNEAGNGYNFYRAYLRMKELDSSRPVQYERAVNNYGELRFDWNTDLVVPMYASPSAMKNYAARNPKPERPFIQCEYAHAMGNSLGNFKDYWDIIRANKGIFQGGYIWDFVDQCFIKVNAKGDTVYTYGGDYEPKEAITDWNYASKGIFYANRTPYPHAWEMKKVYQDIHTSLLGEKKIAIYNERFFSGLENVELQWEIIVDGKKTQSGLIKNLNVSPQQSAVLSIPYQSVESGEKFLNLTYRLKKAEALLPTGHIIATEQLFLGGVFRPNTAVLAQGKINTERKEGNLIVSAKDLLIEFDLKSGWLMRYHFKGQSFVDEHTAFKSNFWRAPNDNDFGANTPEKLKPWKQVSDSIELIEIKSTVVNNLAYVNATYKMPQVYGQLEMKYCINQLGEMRISQSFVADTTKKVAVLPRFGMQWIMPSGFETINYYGRGPQENYIDRNFSSPVGLYKQTVDQQYFPYVMPQETGNKTDVRWMEIKNKSGRGLLFTGDSTFSMSALHYFDKDLDDGLKRQQRHAADLVKRKQTQLNIDLKQMGVGGVNSWGAWPLEEYTLPYKDYSFSFVVKPVE
- a CDS encoding family 43 glycosylhydrolase encodes the protein MKTPISVCLILLLSCFAAYSQKPIPKEYNLVWSDEFDYQGTLDTTKWSYEEGFKRNREEQWYQKENAFCRNGLLIIEAKKEHREHLGFIQGSKDWINSRKQIRYTSASINTLGKQSWKYGIFEIRARIPVGDGLWPAFWTLGTTKEWPSNGEIDIMEYYRGNILANIATGTEQRWKAHWFGHTRAVKDLGGKAWADQFHIWRMIWDEDAIALYVDDIEMLRVAMDQLVNRDGTGFNPFTQPHYLLLNLALGGTNGGAIDHKLLPAKYEIDYVRVYQKVKPAQVSSFKPGERWTDDSGDVINAHGGGVLHQNGTYYWYGEKRGGTASQGVNVYSSNDLHHWKFEGLALAPSADSTSDIAWGCIMERPKVIYQEQLKKYVMWFHLELKGQGYAAARAAVAVSDSPRGPFQFVHSFRPNNNMSRDMSLFVDTDGKAYQVYSSDENYALRMVQLTDDYLHVTAKDSLLFRNHREAPALFKYKDKYYLITSGCTGWAPNRAELHVAKNLFGPWKSLGDPMRGPNSALTFDGQSTFVLPVAGKENSFIFMADRWNPKELMDSRYIWLPIDLGNEEVQINWRDQWDLNVFH
- a CDS encoding nuclear transport factor 2 family protein; amino-acid sequence: MKGFVKTFTVAALIALSSVVMAAEKPVSKSEIVPVNLSTAEFALQHYVAVTTAGASFGLEQLFAQDFSQKIHTSTIHTYRRRAVIECLNKQEGEILNCKTHIKIVEKSADYMIAKIVLKFDSFSMTDLVTLVYENGSWQVSKSFHSYQ